In a genomic window of Methylovirgula sp. 4M-Z18:
- a CDS encoding LysR substrate-binding domain-containing protein, whose product MQNIRRTLPALPHLNVFDAAARHMSFTLAGQELGVTQAAVSYSIRMLERDLGVSLFTRNGRNIVLTEVGERFARDISLGLAHLRQSVLSIRKTGAARMVTLSVSSAFATFWLMPRLNAFRERFPEIDLQVRSTDRDVDLALEDMSLGVRYGSGILPSYSRADLADEIIYPVCSPAYAAKLPRAPEKCGARDVARAALIHLDEPFRVCPIWADWLHAQGHVPKADLPMLRLNDYVLVIQAALEGQGIAMGWQHLVEPLVQRGALVRVTPHVWATGVVYSVVWAGPLSKDAGKVRDWLLEAQHGAPLPTGRL is encoded by the coding sequence ATGCAAAACATCCGCCGCACGCTGCCCGCCTTGCCGCATCTCAACGTGTTCGATGCCGCTGCGCGGCACATGAGCTTCACTCTGGCCGGCCAGGAATTGGGGGTGACGCAGGCCGCCGTGTCCTATTCGATCCGGATGCTGGAGCGGGACCTGGGTGTGTCGCTGTTCACCCGCAATGGCCGCAACATCGTTCTGACCGAAGTGGGCGAGCGCTTCGCCCGCGACATTTCGCTCGGGCTCGCGCATTTGCGCCAATCGGTTCTGTCGATCCGCAAGACCGGCGCCGCGCGCATGGTAACGCTGTCGGTGTCCAGCGCCTTCGCGACATTCTGGCTCATGCCGCGCCTGAACGCGTTTCGCGAACGTTTCCCCGAGATCGATCTGCAGGTGCGCAGCACCGACCGCGACGTTGATCTTGCGCTTGAGGACATGTCCCTCGGCGTGCGCTACGGCAGCGGCATTCTGCCGAGCTACAGCCGCGCAGATCTGGCCGACGAGATCATCTATCCGGTCTGCAGCCCGGCCTATGCGGCGAAATTGCCGCGCGCGCCGGAAAAGTGCGGCGCCCGCGACGTGGCGCGCGCCGCGCTCATCCATCTTGACGAACCGTTTCGCGTCTGCCCGATCTGGGCCGATTGGCTGCATGCGCAAGGCCACGTGCCGAAAGCCGATTTGCCGATGCTGCGGCTCAACGATTATGTGCTGGTGATCCAGGCGGCGCTCGAAGGTCAGGGCATCGCCATGGGCTGGCAGCATCTGGTCGAGCCTCTGGTGCAGCGCGGCGCGCTTGTGCGGGTGACGCCGCACGTCTGGGCGACGGGTGTGGTATACTCGGTCGTGTGGGCAGGGCCACTCAGCAAGGACGCCGGAAAGGTGCGCGATTGGCTGCTTGAAGCGCAGCACGGCGCTCCGTTACCCACAGGCCGGCTTTGA
- a CDS encoding Tex family protein: MKSISMRIAEELGVGANQVTAAVTLLDEGATVPFIARYRKEATGALDDTQLRTLEERLRYLREMEDRRKAILESIREQGKLDAPLEKLIMDADSKARLEDIYLPFKPKRRTKAQIAKEAGLEPLANMLLTDPTRDPKAEAAAFVKPDGGVAGVDEALEGARAILIERFAEDAELIGRLREDFWTRGQLSSKVRDGKKADGAKFADYFDFAEPLTKLPSHRILALFRGEKEEVLDVRLESDPTADPTVRVPGPYELAIASRFSVADRGRAADKWLMDCVRWAWRTKIEMHLSVDLRLRLWTLAEEAGVKVFASNLRDLLLAAPAGTRATMGLDPGFRTGVKVAVVDATGKVVATTPIYPHEPQRQWNESLMTLGRLAREHKVDLIAIGNGTASRETDKLAGDLIAKFPELKLTKVMVSEAGASVYSASAYAASELPELDVTLRGAVSIARRLQDPLAELVKIDPKSIGVGQYQHDLAEHKLSRSLDAVVEDCVNGVGVDVNTASAKLLARVSGIGESLAQGIVAHRNANGPFKTRAKLKDVPRLGAKAFELSAGFLRIQSGDDPLDRSGVHPEAYPVVRRILAATKSDIAALIGNSQILRTVKPADFTDETFGLPTVTDILRELEKPGRDPRPAFKTATFQEGVETLNDLKPGMILEGVVTNVAAFGAFVDIGVHQDGLVHISALANTFVKDPRDVVKPGDIVKVKVLEVDKDRKRIALSMRMDDDVSRKPAGQGQNRTRDNNARYMTSQAPKPQSGGGAFADALRKAGLDKNR; the protein is encoded by the coding sequence ATGAAATCGATCAGCATGCGCATTGCCGAGGAGCTGGGCGTTGGTGCAAACCAGGTGACGGCTGCCGTCACCTTGCTGGACGAAGGCGCGACCGTGCCCTTCATCGCCCGGTACCGCAAGGAGGCGACCGGCGCGCTGGACGATACGCAGCTCCGCACCCTCGAAGAACGCCTGCGCTACCTGCGCGAGATGGAGGACCGCCGCAAGGCGATTCTCGAGTCGATCCGCGAGCAGGGCAAGCTCGATGCGCCGCTCGAAAAGCTGATCATGGACGCCGATTCGAAGGCGCGGCTCGAAGACATCTATCTGCCCTTCAAGCCGAAGCGCCGTACCAAGGCGCAGATCGCCAAAGAGGCGGGTCTGGAGCCCTTGGCCAATATGTTGCTGACCGATCCGACCCGCGATCCGAAAGCCGAGGCCGCAGCGTTTGTGAAGCCCGACGGCGGTGTCGCAGGCGTGGACGAAGCGCTCGAAGGCGCGCGGGCGATCCTGATCGAGCGCTTCGCCGAAGATGCCGAATTGATCGGCCGGCTGCGCGAGGATTTCTGGACGCGCGGGCAATTGTCCTCGAAAGTGCGCGACGGCAAGAAGGCGGACGGCGCGAAATTCGCCGATTATTTCGACTTTGCCGAACCGCTCACCAAATTGCCGTCGCACCGCATTCTCGCGCTGTTCCGTGGCGAGAAGGAGGAGGTGCTCGATGTGCGCCTCGAGTCCGACCCGACCGCCGACCCGACCGTGCGCGTGCCGGGGCCTTATGAGCTTGCGATCGCCAGCCGCTTCTCGGTCGCCGACCGCGGCCGCGCCGCCGACAAATGGCTGATGGATTGCGTGCGCTGGGCCTGGCGTACCAAGATCGAGATGCATCTGTCGGTGGATTTGCGCCTGCGGCTGTGGACGCTGGCGGAAGAGGCGGGCGTCAAAGTGTTCGCCAGCAATCTGCGCGATCTGCTGCTCGCGGCGCCCGCCGGCACGCGCGCGACGATGGGGCTCGATCCGGGGTTCCGCACCGGCGTGAAAGTTGCGGTGGTGGATGCGACCGGCAAGGTGGTGGCAACCACCCCGATCTATCCGCACGAGCCGCAGCGGCAATGGAACGAGAGCTTGATGACGCTTGGCCGCCTCGCGCGCGAGCACAAAGTCGATCTCATCGCGATCGGCAACGGCACCGCGTCGCGCGAAACCGACAAGCTCGCCGGCGATCTGATCGCGAAATTTCCCGAGTTGAAGCTCACCAAGGTCATGGTGTCGGAGGCGGGCGCGTCGGTCTATTCGGCCTCCGCTTACGCAGCGAGCGAATTGCCCGAACTCGACGTCACCTTGCGCGGCGCGGTCTCGATCGCGCGCCGCCTGCAGGATCCGCTCGCGGAACTCGTGAAGATCGATCCGAAATCGATCGGCGTCGGCCAATATCAGCACGATCTTGCCGAACACAAATTGTCGCGCTCGCTCGATGCGGTGGTCGAGGATTGTGTGAACGGCGTCGGCGTCGACGTGAATACCGCCTCGGCCAAATTGCTCGCGCGTGTGTCGGGCATTGGTGAGAGCCTCGCGCAAGGCATCGTCGCGCATCGCAATGCCAACGGCCCGTTCAAGACCCGCGCCAAGCTCAAGGACGTGCCGCGCCTCGGCGCGAAAGCGTTCGAATTGTCGGCCGGCTTCTTGCGCATTCAGAGTGGCGACGATCCGCTCGACCGCTCGGGCGTGCACCCCGAGGCCTATCCCGTCGTGCGGCGCATTCTTGCGGCGACGAAAAGCGATATTGCGGCGCTGATCGGCAATTCGCAGATCCTGCGCACGGTGAAGCCGGCGGATTTCACCGACGAGACATTCGGCCTGCCGACCGTGACCGACATTTTGCGCGAATTGGAAAAGCCCGGCCGCGATCCGCGCCCGGCCTTCAAGACCGCCACGTTCCAGGAAGGTGTTGAGACTCTGAACGATCTCAAACCCGGCATGATCCTGGAAGGCGTCGTCACCAACGTCGCGGCCTTCGGCGCCTTTGTCGATATCGGTGTGCATCAGGACGGGCTCGTGCATATTTCTGCGCTCGCGAACACGTTCGTGAAGGACCCGCGCGACGTGGTGAAGCCCGGCGACATCGTGAAAGTGAAAGTGCTGGAGGTCGACAAGGATCGCAAGCGCATTGCGCTGTCGATGCGCATGGACGACGACGTGTCGCGCAAACCTGCCGGACAAGGGCAGAACCGCACGCGCGACAACAACGCGCGCTACATGACCTCGCAGGCGCCGAAGCCGCAGAGCGGCGGCGGCGCGTTTGCCGACGCGCTACGCAAGGCCGGGCTCGATAAGAACCGGTGA
- a CDS encoding PAS domain-containing sensor histidine kinase, whose protein sequence is MARLHAAHVPVYAGTWNEVWRLFPKYSIQKLARREPWLRAAILGLIIAFAAALVAAVFIQGQDARLQIINDALSDAETLSIAAAAKATDALEKNATTFNEDQFRSTMPAHAFQHGRQILISNAKGHIVTGLPDGIAASKTLADYMGAEQLLTVFGEKAGPLRITLADGTDAVAAVRNLDAPLGQVAVIQPLSSLLADWRSAFYRTAFLLASSAFILVVLASAYFWQAARTQKADTAFERIRRRIDTALNRGHCGLWDWDVARGRIYWSDSMYEMIGQKPSHSYLSYGDVRTLLHPQDGNLQALAEDLMRRGEGSIDHACRMKDVKGEWVWLRVRVQLVRDETDASIHLIGIATDISEQVSLTEKTAAADRRLREAIEAISEAFVLWDNQNRLIVCNKKFQQLHQLPNEAVQPGTPYARVIALGRAPEIQKEMMRSEHGAQDARAYEAKLLDGRWLQVDERRTKDGGYVSVGTDITQLKLHEEQLLDSERRLIAMISDLRRSRQTLEAQAQQLAELAEQYLEQKGQAEAANRAKSEFLANMSHELRTPLNAIIGFSELMGGEVFGPLGSSKYVDYCKDIRESGAYLLTMISDVLDMARLDAGRVKLDIAPLATDDVVSTAVETIRPQAAAKHIGISIEQAPGVTVHADAQALGRILHTLLRNAVKFSPDGSDIQIVTRMRDGELTISVEDHGPGIAEEDISRLGRPFEQVSNTMENGMKGSGLGLGIAKSLAELHGGKLQIQSAPNQGTRVTLRIPQPRKQAAELPLAV, encoded by the coding sequence ATGGCGCGCTTGCACGCAGCCCATGTGCCTGTTTACGCGGGTACATGGAACGAGGTTTGGCGACTCTTTCCAAAATATTCCATACAGAAATTGGCTCGGCGCGAGCCTTGGCTACGCGCCGCCATCCTTGGTTTGATCATTGCCTTCGCGGCGGCTTTGGTGGCCGCCGTCTTCATTCAGGGCCAGGACGCCCGCCTGCAGATCATCAACGATGCTTTGTCGGACGCCGAGACGCTCAGCATCGCGGCGGCGGCGAAGGCGACCGACGCGCTTGAGAAGAACGCCACGACCTTCAATGAGGACCAGTTCCGCAGCACGATGCCGGCGCACGCGTTCCAGCACGGCCGGCAGATCCTCATCAGCAATGCCAAGGGCCACATCGTCACCGGATTGCCGGACGGGATTGCCGCCAGCAAGACTCTCGCGGACTACATGGGCGCTGAGCAATTGCTAACCGTGTTCGGCGAGAAGGCCGGCCCTTTGCGCATCACCCTTGCCGACGGCACCGACGCGGTTGCCGCCGTGCGCAATCTCGACGCGCCCCTTGGCCAGGTCGCGGTGATCCAGCCGCTCTCCTCCCTGCTCGCCGATTGGCGCTCGGCCTTTTACCGCACCGCCTTCCTGCTCGCCTCGAGCGCCTTCATCCTGGTCGTGCTGGCCAGCGCCTATTTCTGGCAGGCGGCGCGCACCCAAAAGGCCGACACGGCCTTCGAGCGCATTCGCCGCCGCATCGACACCGCGTTGAACCGCGGCCATTGCGGCCTGTGGGATTGGGACGTGGCGCGAGGCCGTATCTACTGGTCCGATTCCATGTATGAGATGATCGGTCAGAAACCGTCTCATTCCTATCTGTCCTACGGCGACGTGCGCACGCTCCTGCATCCGCAGGACGGCAATCTGCAGGCCTTGGCCGAAGACCTGATGCGCCGCGGCGAAGGCTCGATCGACCATGCCTGCCGCATGAAGGACGTGAAGGGCGAATGGGTCTGGCTGCGCGTGCGCGTGCAACTCGTGCGCGACGAAACCGATGCCTCGATCCATCTCATCGGCATTGCCACCGACATTTCCGAACAGGTTTCGCTCACCGAAAAGACCGCCGCCGCCGACCGCCGCCTGCGCGAAGCGATCGAGGCGATTTCGGAAGCTTTCGTATTGTGGGACAACCAGAACCGCTTGATCGTCTGCAACAAGAAGTTCCAGCAATTGCATCAGCTGCCCAACGAAGCGGTGCAGCCCGGCACGCCTTATGCCCGCGTGATCGCGCTCGGCCGCGCGCCGGAAATCCAGAAGGAGATGATGCGCAGCGAGCATGGCGCCCAGGATGCGCGCGCCTACGAGGCCAAATTACTCGACGGGCGCTGGCTACAGGTCGACGAGCGGCGCACGAAGGACGGTGGCTACGTTTCGGTCGGCACCGACATCACCCAGCTCAAATTGCACGAGGAGCAATTGCTCGATTCCGAGCGCCGCCTGATCGCGATGATTTCGGACCTGCGCCGCTCGCGCCAGACCCTCGAAGCGCAAGCGCAACAATTGGCCGAACTTGCCGAACAATATTTGGAGCAGAAGGGCCAGGCCGAGGCGGCGAACCGCGCAAAGTCAGAATTCCTCGCCAATATGAGCCACGAATTGCGCACGCCGCTCAATGCCATCATCGGGTTTTCCGAGCTGATGGGCGGCGAAGTGTTCGGGCCGCTCGGATCGAGCAAATATGTCGACTATTGCAAGGACATCCGCGAGAGCGGCGCCTATCTGCTCACCATGATTTCCGACGTGCTCGACATGGCCCGCCTCGATGCCGGCCGCGTCAAATTGGACATCGCCCCGCTCGCGACCGATGACGTCGTTTCGACGGCGGTCGAGACCATCCGCCCGCAAGCTGCGGCAAAGCATATCGGCATCAGCATCGAACAGGCGCCGGGCGTCACCGTGCACGCCGACGCCCAAGCGCTTGGCCGCATCCTACACACGCTCTTGCGCAATGCGGTGAAATTCAGCCCCGACGGCAGCGACATTCAAATCGTCACGCGGATGCGCGACGGCGAATTGACCATCTCCGTCGAAGACCACGGCCCCGGCATTGCGGAAGAGGACATTTCCCGCCTGGGGCGGCCGTTCGAGCAGGTCAGCAATACCATGGAAAATGGCATGAAAGGCTCTGGCCTCGGCCTCGGCATCGCGAAATCGTTGGCCGAATTGCACGGCGGCAAATTGCAAATCCAGTCGGCGCCCAATCAAGGCACGCGCGTCACTCTGCGCATCCCGCAACCGCGCAAGCAGGCCGCCGAGCTGCCACTCGCCGTTTGA
- a CDS encoding MFS transporter, whose protein sequence is MSSVRAHGDIDGSKAWFRLAIATLIASIGNVGMWSYSIVLPAVQQDFGLTRGDASVPYTVTMLCFAAGAIFMGRLADRYNITLPVAIAAGALGLGFALCATLRNFPLFIICHGVFLGFFGVSALFAPLMADISHWFERRRGVAVTVCAAGNYIAGAVWSPVLQRLIEHVGWREAYLIVGIICVVTILPLTWFLRGRTPTTHSQRAAAATPQGVSGFSPNALQGLICIAGVACCVAMSMPQVHIVAYCGDLGYGPAAGADMLALMLIFGMVSRVASGFVADRVGGLVTLLIGSVAQGAALLLYFLFDGLTSLYVISALFGLFQGGIVPSYALIIREYFPAQQAATRVAIAVSATIVGMALGGWLSGLIFDATGSYRAAFANGIAWNLLNVSLALWLLMPKWRTAT, encoded by the coding sequence ATGTCCTCGGTGCGCGCGCATGGCGATATAGACGGCTCGAAAGCCTGGTTCCGGCTCGCCATTGCGACGCTCATCGCCAGCATCGGCAATGTCGGCATGTGGTCCTATTCCATCGTGCTTCCGGCGGTGCAGCAGGATTTCGGCCTCACCCGCGGCGACGCGTCAGTGCCCTATACGGTCACGATGCTGTGTTTCGCCGCCGGCGCAATTTTTATGGGCCGGCTCGCCGACCGGTACAATATCACGCTGCCGGTCGCCATTGCCGCCGGCGCGCTCGGGCTCGGTTTCGCCCTCTGCGCCACTCTGCGCAATTTCCCGCTCTTCATCATCTGCCATGGTGTGTTCCTCGGCTTTTTCGGCGTGTCGGCGCTCTTCGCGCCGCTCATGGCCGACATCTCCCATTGGTTCGAGCGCCGGCGCGGCGTCGCCGTGACCGTCTGTGCCGCGGGCAATTACATTGCAGGCGCGGTCTGGTCGCCGGTCCTGCAGCGCCTGATCGAGCATGTGGGCTGGCGCGAGGCCTATCTCATTGTCGGGATCATCTGCGTCGTCACGATCCTGCCGCTGACATGGTTCTTACGGGGGCGGACACCGACTACGCATAGCCAACGGGCGGCGGCCGCCACGCCGCAAGGCGTCTCGGGCTTCTCGCCCAACGCTCTGCAAGGGCTCATCTGCATCGCTGGGGTCGCTTGCTGCGTCGCAATGTCGATGCCGCAGGTGCATATCGTCGCCTATTGCGGCGACCTCGGTTATGGCCCGGCGGCGGGCGCCGACATGCTGGCGCTTATGCTGATTTTCGGTATGGTCAGCCGCGTCGCGTCGGGCTTCGTCGCCGACCGCGTCGGCGGGCTGGTCACCTTGCTGATCGGCTCGGTGGCGCAAGGGGCGGCCCTGCTGCTCTACTTCCTCTTCGACGGCCTGACCTCGCTCTATGTGATTTCGGCTTTGTTCGGCTTGTTCCAGGGCGGCATCGTGCCCTCCTACGCGCTCATCATCCGCGAATATTTTCCGGCCCAGCAGGCCGCGACGCGGGTCGCGATCGCGGTCAGCGCGACGATCGTGGGCATGGCGCTGGGCGGCTGGCTTTCGGGCCTCATCTTCGACGCGACCGGCTCCTACCGCGCGGCTTTCGCCAATGGCATCGCCTGGAATCTGTTGAACGTCAGCCTCGCACTCTGGCTGCTCATGCCGAAATGGCGCACAGCGACATGA
- the pepN gene encoding aminopeptidase N: protein MRPETGHLIRLSDYLPPDYLIDTVDLDIKLDRHATHVRALLAIRPNPKGRAGAPLRLDGDELKATRIALNGIDLQPTAGFVTPDQLVIEKPPQEPFTLQVETVLDPAANTKFTGLYRSGSAYCTQCEAEGFRRITYFLDRPDVLSVYTTRIEADKAEAPVLLGNGNRQVSGDVPGTSRHFAVWHDPHPKPSYLFALVGGDLGHVRDSYTTKSGTPVELGIYVEKGKEARAAYAMDALKRSMRWDEDMFGREYDLDVFNIVAVSDFNMGAMENKGLNVFNDKYVLASSETATDADYAGIETVIAHEYFHNWTGNRITCRDWFQLCLKEGLTVFRDQEFSSDERSRTVKRIADVRTLRAAQFPEDSGPLAHNVRPDTYREINNFYTATVYNKGAEVIRMLKRFIGDKAFADGMALYFERFDGTAATVENFLSCFADASQRDLTQFKRWYEQAGTPLVSATSAYDAAAQTLTVDLKQSTAPTPGQSEKKPFVIPLSLGLIDHNGGAIALASEDAEAAELQSGTFILKSPERRITFRNVASKPVVSLLRNFSAPVRLQMAAGPEELLALLAHDSDGFNRWQAVQTYATDLLVQAVRSGEPTAPIDPRFIAAMDSVLVRAHEDPALAAQILALPSETDIAREIAKDIDPDAIFAARDHLQCTIGLALQPALTKIYAQYTETGAYSPDALSAGRRALRNSALAYLAAGDKALGLELAKAQFDGATNMTNRLGAAAALATLPGAARETMLKDFYARFADDALVIDKWFTLQATIPEAETLERVKGLMAHEAFSLANPNRTRALIGAFATGNQTQFHRADGAGYELVIDVVARLDATNPQVAARMLSAFRTWRTMDAPRQTKAEAALLRLKAKDKLSNDVADILTRTLA, encoded by the coding sequence ATGCGTCCAGAAACCGGCCACCTCATCCGCCTTTCCGACTATCTGCCCCCCGATTACCTCATCGATACGGTAGATCTCGACATCAAGCTCGACCGGCACGCAACCCACGTGCGCGCCCTGCTTGCGATCCGCCCCAATCCGAAGGGGCGCGCTGGAGCGCCGTTGCGGCTCGATGGTGATGAGCTGAAGGCGACGCGCATCGCCCTCAACGGCATCGATCTGCAGCCCACCGCCGGTTTCGTGACGCCCGATCAATTGGTGATCGAGAAGCCACCGCAGGAGCCCTTCACCTTGCAGGTCGAGACGGTGCTCGATCCGGCGGCCAACACCAAGTTCACGGGCCTTTACCGCTCGGGCAGCGCCTATTGCACGCAATGCGAGGCCGAAGGCTTTCGCCGCATCACCTATTTTCTCGACCGGCCCGACGTGCTCTCGGTCTATACGACACGCATCGAAGCCGACAAGGCAGAGGCGCCGGTGCTCCTGGGCAACGGCAATCGACAGGTAAGCGGCGACGTACCGGGCACCTCGCGGCACTTTGCCGTGTGGCACGATCCGCATCCCAAACCGAGCTATCTCTTCGCTCTCGTCGGCGGCGATCTTGGCCACGTGCGCGATTCCTATACGACCAAATCCGGCACACCCGTCGAGCTAGGCATCTATGTCGAGAAGGGCAAGGAAGCGCGTGCCGCTTACGCGATGGATGCGCTGAAACGTTCGATGCGCTGGGACGAAGACATGTTCGGCCGCGAATACGACCTCGATGTCTTCAACATCGTCGCCGTGTCCGATTTCAACATGGGCGCCATGGAGAACAAGGGGCTGAACGTCTTCAACGACAAATATGTCCTGGCCTCTTCCGAGACCGCGACGGATGCGGATTACGCCGGCATCGAAACCGTCATCGCCCATGAATATTTCCACAATTGGACGGGCAATCGCATCACCTGCCGCGACTGGTTTCAACTATGCCTGAAGGAAGGGCTCACGGTTTTTCGCGATCAGGAATTTTCCTCCGACGAGCGCTCGCGCACGGTCAAGCGCATCGCCGACGTGCGCACCTTGCGGGCGGCGCAATTCCCCGAAGATTCCGGGCCGCTCGCCCATAATGTGCGCCCCGATACCTATCGCGAGATCAACAATTTCTACACCGCGACGGTTTACAACAAGGGCGCCGAAGTCATCCGCATGCTGAAGCGCTTCATCGGCGACAAGGCCTTTGCCGATGGCATGGCGCTTTATTTCGAGCGCTTCGACGGCACGGCGGCGACGGTGGAGAATTTCTTGAGCTGTTTCGCCGACGCATCGCAGCGCGATCTCACCCAATTCAAGCGCTGGTACGAACAGGCGGGAACGCCGCTCGTGTCGGCGACATCGGCCTATGATGCGGCCGCGCAGACCCTCACCGTCGATCTCAAACAATCGACCGCGCCGACGCCGGGACAGAGCGAGAAAAAGCCCTTCGTGATCCCCTTGAGCCTTGGCTTGATCGACCACAACGGCGGCGCCATCGCCCTGGCGAGCGAGGATGCCGAGGCGGCCGAATTGCAGAGCGGCACGTTTATTCTAAAGAGCCCCGAGCGGCGGATCACTTTCCGCAACGTGGCGTCGAAGCCGGTTGTGTCCTTGCTGCGCAATTTTTCGGCGCCGGTCCGCTTGCAGATGGCGGCAGGCCCCGAGGAGTTGCTGGCCCTGCTCGCCCATGACAGCGACGGCTTCAACCGCTGGCAGGCGGTGCAGACCTACGCCACCGATCTGTTGGTGCAGGCGGTGCGTAGCGGTGAGCCGACCGCCCCGATCGATCCGCGCTTCATCGCGGCGATGGACAGCGTGCTGGTGCGGGCGCATGAGGATCCGGCGCTTGCGGCGCAAATCCTCGCCCTGCCGTCGGAAACCGACATCGCGCGGGAAATCGCGAAAGACATCGATCCGGACGCGATCTTCGCAGCGCGGGATCATCTGCAGTGTACGATTGGCCTCGCCCTGCAGCCGGCGCTGACGAAAATCTATGCGCAATATACGGAGACCGGCGCCTATTCCCCTGACGCGCTAAGCGCCGGCCGCCGCGCACTGCGCAACAGTGCGCTCGCCTATCTCGCCGCCGGCGACAAGGCGCTCGGCCTCGAATTGGCAAAGGCGCAATTCGACGGCGCGACCAATATGACCAACCGTCTCGGCGCGGCGGCGGCCCTCGCCACCCTGCCGGGAGCAGCGCGCGAAACCATGCTGAAGGATTTTTACGCCCGCTTCGCCGATGACGCGCTGGTCATCGACAAATGGTTTACCTTGCAGGCGACCATTCCCGAGGCGGAAACGCTGGAGCGGGTCAAGGGGTTGATGGCGCATGAAGCCTTCTCGCTTGCCAATCCGAACCGCACGCGCGCCCTCATCGGCGCGTTCGCCACCGGCAACCAGACGCAATTCCACCGCGCCGACGGCGCCGGCTACGAACTCGTGATCGACGTGGTTGCCCGCCTTGATGCGACCAATCCGCAAGTGGCCGCCCGCATGCTCTCGGCCTTCCGCACCTGGCGAACGATGGATGCACCGCGCCAGACAAAGGCCGAGGCCGCCCTGCTGCGGCTGAAGGCCAAGGATAAGCTCTCGAACGACGTGGCGGACATTCTGACACGGACGTTGGCATAG
- a CDS encoding TetR/AcrR family transcriptional regulator produces the protein MRPAAKRDGAQTRAKIEREALHLFATHGVKATSVRDIATAVGVSEPALYRHFDSKEHIAREIFEQHYLDLTQRVRAIAVAPEPFHGRIALLVKLFCDLFDNEPDVFTFILLNQHDHLQFIPDEEDYNLVIAIYQLFAEARDTGQIAILDTNLAVALALGAVVQTGVFMHYGRLGGRLQHYAPEITTSLLRLLGAKQPNRM, from the coding sequence ATGAGACCCGCCGCCAAGCGAGACGGCGCGCAGACGCGCGCCAAAATCGAACGCGAGGCGCTGCATCTTTTTGCGACGCATGGCGTGAAGGCAACCTCGGTCCGCGATATTGCGACGGCTGTCGGTGTGTCCGAACCGGCGCTCTACCGGCACTTCGACTCGAAAGAACACATCGCCCGCGAAATCTTCGAGCAGCATTATCTCGATCTCACCCAGCGCGTGCGCGCGATTGCGGTTGCACCCGAGCCCTTCCACGGACGCATCGCGCTCCTGGTGAAATTGTTTTGCGATCTGTTCGACAACGAGCCCGACGTCTTCACTTTCATTCTGCTCAATCAGCACGACCATTTGCAGTTCATTCCCGATGAGGAAGACTACAACCTTGTCATCGCGATCTATCAATTGTTCGCCGAAGCGCGCGATACGGGCCAGATCGCGATCCTCGACACCAATCTCGCCGTGGCGCTGGCGCTCGGCGCGGTGGTGCAAACAGGCGTGTTCATGCACTACGGCCGACTGGGAGGAAGACTGCAACATTACGCACCCGAAATCACGACGAGCCTTTTAAGATTGCTCGGAGCTAAGCAGCCGAACCGGATGTGA